In a genomic window of Corynebacterium lizhenjunii:
- a CDS encoding class II histone deacetylase, with protein MSMVKNSDGHKRVGYLWDTLYGWHDTGTGGNEPADPARGLQPVNRHYSSPEPKRRLHELIQVSQLRGHLVQLAAKPATRLQVSRVHSEGHIDNMLKQSQLPKGGDCGDGGSPFGKGGAGIALLSSGGAIESVRAVLDGEVDQAYALINPPGHHAERDRGLGFCLFNNASVAAAYALQERGLNRVAIVDWDVHHGNGTQDIWWEDRDVLTISLHQDRNFPVNSGFVYERGAGRGEGYNLNIPLPPGSGDLVYTTALREIVAPALAKFKPELIIVSSGYDAAMMDPLGRMMVTMDGYKQMTKIVLDAAKELCNGQLVVVQEGGYCQYYVPFCGLGVMEVLTEQDSGFKDEYLDIVEGQVRVHYTQEQLDYLRDAYASHFGNRSAALEELVADTWAGKR; from the coding sequence ATGTCAATGGTGAAAAACTCAGATGGACATAAGCGAGTGGGGTATCTCTGGGACACCCTGTACGGATGGCATGACACGGGCACGGGCGGTAACGAACCCGCAGACCCTGCTCGCGGACTGCAACCTGTAAACCGGCACTACTCTTCACCAGAGCCGAAGCGGCGGTTGCATGAGCTTATTCAAGTCTCCCAGTTGCGCGGGCATTTGGTCCAGCTAGCTGCGAAGCCTGCCACCAGGCTACAAGTGAGTCGGGTGCATTCGGAGGGGCACATCGATAACATGTTGAAGCAGTCCCAGCTCCCGAAGGGCGGTGACTGCGGCGATGGGGGTTCGCCCTTTGGTAAGGGAGGTGCCGGCATTGCCCTCCTCTCCTCCGGAGGTGCAATTGAGTCGGTTCGCGCGGTGCTGGATGGCGAAGTCGACCAAGCCTATGCTCTGATCAATCCGCCTGGACACCATGCGGAGCGCGACCGTGGTCTGGGGTTCTGCCTTTTCAACAACGCTTCAGTCGCAGCGGCATATGCGCTGCAGGAGCGGGGACTAAATCGGGTTGCAATCGTGGACTGGGACGTCCACCACGGTAACGGCACCCAAGACATTTGGTGGGAGGACCGTGACGTGCTCACTATTTCCCTCCATCAGGACCGAAACTTCCCCGTCAATAGTGGATTTGTTTACGAACGCGGAGCGGGCCGTGGTGAGGGCTACAACCTCAACATTCCGCTGCCCCCTGGCTCCGGGGACTTGGTCTACACCACGGCGCTTCGGGAAATCGTAGCCCCGGCCTTGGCCAAGTTTAAGCCGGAGCTGATCATCGTCAGCTCTGGATATGATGCTGCAATGATGGACCCGCTGGGCCGAATGATGGTGACCATGGATGGCTACAAGCAGATGACCAAAATTGTCCTGGACGCTGCTAAGGAACTCTGTAATGGACAACTGGTAGTGGTTCAAGAAGGAGGCTACTGCCAGTACTATGTACCCTTCTGTGGCCTGGGCGTAATGGAAGTCCTTACCGAGCAGGACTCAGGCTTCAAAGATGAGTACCTGGACATTGTGGAGGGACAAGTTCGTGTGCACTATACCCAGGAGCAGCTTGATTATCTGCGGGATGCATATGCTTCCCACTTCGGGAACAGAAGCGCTGCGCTGGAAGAATTGGTCGCCGACACATGGGCGGGCAAACGATGA
- a CDS encoding sodium:solute symporter: MEWLDIAVVAAYLLAMVLFGLWGKAKTSNTDDYLVAGRNLGFALYTGTIVTVVLGGASAVGGVGLGYKFGISGLWLVAAIGLGVILLSAFFAPKLQRLKIYTVVEMMTLRYGTESTQVASLVMLAYTLMLTATSTGAYASIFMVLFGWDRWVCILVGSAVVLIYAATGGMWSITLADMAQFVIMTIGVFALMLPFGLHHAGGWSAMQDRLDATFFDIGGMGLQSIITYFVIYTLGLLIGQDIWQRVFTAKTDKVAQWGGVTGGIYCIVFGAAGAIIGMTAAVAMPGIENKDDVFARVAIDFLPVGLGGLALSAGVAAMMSTASGGLIAAATVARTDVLPLLRNLKRGPRTLTAAEAQAMAQQNAQANQAAEDIAASRKWVIGLGLFVMLLAMAVPDVVAALTIAYDILVGGLFVAILGGLVWKRGNGLGAACSMGAGSLVTLGTMGYLEFTGDEPMAGVYANEPIYFGLAASLLVYVVVSLLSKSTDPEVLAAWQYRTVHGAPEEGPTAFGAPAEHAEGTQDLQ; this comes from the coding sequence ATGGAATGGCTCGATATAGCCGTGGTTGCGGCGTACCTTCTGGCGATGGTCCTCTTTGGCCTGTGGGGCAAAGCTAAGACGTCGAACACTGATGATTACCTGGTTGCGGGGCGTAACCTTGGTTTCGCGCTCTACACCGGAACGATTGTCACGGTGGTCCTAGGGGGTGCCTCTGCCGTGGGCGGTGTGGGCTTGGGTTATAAGTTTGGGATTTCTGGTCTGTGGTTGGTCGCGGCCATTGGTTTGGGGGTTATCCTGCTGTCAGCATTCTTTGCCCCGAAGTTGCAGCGGCTGAAAATCTACACTGTGGTGGAGATGATGACTCTGCGCTACGGTACAGAGTCCACGCAGGTGGCATCCCTGGTGATGCTCGCCTATACCCTGATGCTCACCGCCACCTCCACCGGAGCGTATGCGTCCATCTTTATGGTGCTGTTTGGGTGGGACCGCTGGGTGTGCATTCTGGTTGGCTCTGCTGTGGTGCTAATTTACGCTGCTACCGGAGGCATGTGGTCTATCACGCTGGCAGACATGGCGCAGTTCGTCATCATGACTATTGGCGTGTTCGCTCTGATGTTGCCGTTCGGGCTACACCACGCCGGCGGTTGGTCTGCCATGCAGGATCGACTGGATGCGACCTTCTTTGATATCGGCGGCATGGGCTTGCAGTCCATTATTACGTACTTCGTTATCTACACCCTGGGGCTGTTGATTGGCCAAGATATTTGGCAGCGTGTCTTTACTGCAAAAACGGACAAGGTCGCGCAGTGGGGCGGGGTTACCGGCGGTATTTACTGCATTGTGTTTGGTGCTGCTGGTGCAATCATCGGTATGACGGCAGCTGTGGCCATGCCGGGGATTGAGAACAAAGATGATGTCTTTGCCCGAGTGGCCATTGATTTCCTACCTGTGGGCTTAGGTGGGTTGGCACTCTCGGCTGGCGTGGCCGCGATGATGTCTACTGCTTCTGGCGGGCTGATTGCGGCGGCAACGGTTGCGCGCACCGATGTTCTGCCTCTGCTCCGCAACCTCAAGCGCGGCCCGCGTACTCTGACCGCTGCAGAGGCTCAGGCTATGGCGCAACAAAATGCGCAAGCAAATCAGGCGGCGGAGGATATAGCGGCCTCGCGCAAGTGGGTTATCGGCCTGGGCTTGTTCGTAATGCTCTTGGCCATGGCGGTTCCTGATGTGGTGGCCGCGCTGACCATAGCCTACGACATTTTGGTAGGTGGGCTGTTCGTTGCCATCCTGGGCGGTTTGGTGTGGAAGCGTGGCAATGGCCTGGGGGCTGCGTGCTCCATGGGGGCGGGCTCGTTGGTAACCCTGGGCACCATGGGTTACCTTGAATTTACGGGTGATGAGCCAATGGCGGGCGTCTATGCCAACGAGCCCATTTACTTTGGCTTGGCTGCCTCATTATTGGTGTATGTGGTGGTGTCTTTGCTGTCCAAGTCCACGGACCCGGAAGTCCTGGCCGCGTGGCAATACCGGACTGTTCATGGTGCGCCGGAAGAGGGGCCAACGGCTTTCGGCGCGCCTGCGGAACACGCGGAGGGCACTCAGGACCTTCAGTAG
- a CDS encoding helix-turn-helix domain-containing protein produces the protein MVKSLPIEPSSKELKLGQRLRAIRQERRLTMDQVSEFSGVSKSFLSRIERDITSPSVSTLVSICQVLGVSPGEVLDFPETEYIALKDAPLISLGGDGITEQLLTPPSNRQLQLIRAEIAPGGRGETELYTMDCDVESLHVISGTFNLILERQTLTLHAGDTATFAGLTPHTWENPGDTAAIVLWALSSSRAAGPRFSTLPAT, from the coding sequence GTGGTCAAGTCACTACCTATCGAGCCCTCCAGCAAAGAGCTCAAGCTAGGCCAACGTCTCCGGGCTATCCGCCAGGAGCGCCGCCTCACCATGGACCAAGTCTCCGAGTTCTCCGGTGTGAGCAAGAGCTTCTTGTCCCGCATCGAAAGGGACATCACCAGCCCATCGGTCAGCACCCTGGTCAGCATTTGCCAGGTGCTAGGCGTCTCCCCCGGTGAGGTCCTCGATTTCCCCGAAACCGAGTACATCGCCCTCAAAGACGCACCACTAATCTCCCTGGGTGGCGACGGTATTACTGAGCAGCTACTGACTCCCCCCTCGAACCGGCAACTCCAGCTCATCCGAGCCGAAATTGCCCCTGGCGGGCGCGGGGAAACCGAGCTTTACACAATGGACTGCGATGTGGAATCCCTCCACGTCATCTCTGGAACGTTCAACCTGATCCTCGAGCGCCAAACGCTCACCCTCCACGCCGGAGACACCGCCACCTTCGCTGGGCTTACCCCACACACCTGGGAAAACCCCGGCGATACCGCAGCAATAGTCCTCTGGGCTTTAAGCTCCTCGCGCGCCGCCGGCCCTCGGTTCTCTACCCTGCCTGCAACCTAA
- the speB gene encoding agmatinase has product MLETPRVIDNGNVGPVNSALVPRYGGEATYALLPRLRDLEAEGRRADIKVVGIPFDAGVSYRPGTRFGPGHIRQSSRLLRPYNPATDTSPFAQVQVADAGDMAVNPFNIGEAIAEIQKDAMALTEDGATLVTIGGDHTVALPLLRAASARAGQPVALLHFDAHLDTWDTYFGADYTHGTPFRRAVEEGIIDTEAICHVGTRGPLYGKKDLTDDERMGFGIITSADIFRRGVGDVVTQLRERVGERPLYISVDIDVLDPAHAPGTGTPEAGGMTSRELLEILRGLRGLNIVGADIVEVSPGFDHAELTGIAASHVTYELVTLIADRLAHI; this is encoded by the coding sequence ATGCTGGAAACCCCACGCGTCATCGACAACGGCAACGTTGGCCCCGTCAACTCTGCCCTGGTCCCCCGCTATGGTGGCGAGGCCACCTATGCCCTCCTACCTCGCCTGCGCGACTTGGAGGCGGAGGGCCGCCGCGCAGATATCAAGGTCGTGGGCATCCCCTTTGACGCCGGGGTCTCTTACCGTCCGGGCACCCGCTTTGGCCCGGGCCACATCCGCCAGTCTTCCCGCTTGCTACGCCCCTACAACCCAGCTACGGATACCTCCCCCTTCGCGCAAGTCCAAGTAGCCGACGCAGGCGATATGGCAGTCAACCCCTTCAATATTGGAGAGGCCATTGCAGAAATCCAGAAGGACGCCATGGCTCTGACCGAAGATGGTGCCACCCTGGTCACTATCGGTGGCGACCATACCGTGGCACTGCCGCTGCTACGGGCGGCATCGGCAAGAGCAGGCCAACCCGTAGCCTTGCTGCACTTTGATGCCCATCTGGACACCTGGGATACCTACTTTGGCGCGGACTACACCCACGGCACCCCCTTCCGTCGCGCCGTCGAGGAAGGAATCATTGATACCGAGGCTATCTGCCACGTGGGCACCCGCGGCCCGCTCTACGGCAAGAAGGACCTGACGGATGACGAGCGCATGGGCTTTGGCATTATCACCTCCGCAGACATCTTCCGCCGCGGTGTCGGGGATGTGGTCACACAACTGCGCGAGCGCGTGGGTGAGCGCCCGCTCTACATCTCCGTCGACATTGATGTCCTGGACCCCGCGCACGCCCCCGGCACCGGCACCCCAGAGGCTGGCGGCATGACTTCCCGCGAACTCCTGGAAATTCTGCGCGGGCTGCGTGGACTAAACATTGTCGGTGCAGACATCGTTGAGGTCTCCCCCGGTTTCGACCACGCGGAGCTCACCGGCATCGCCGCTTCCCACGTGACCTATGAACTGGTCACGCTCATCGCTGACCGCCTGGCACACATCTAA
- a CDS encoding thiamine pyrophosphate-binding protein: protein MRNGGDLVVETLQALGISTVFGIPGQHALGLFDALSRSPLRFISSRVENNSAFAADGYARATGEPAALFLSTGPGALTSLAGLEEAYATGVPMVVIASQIPESGLGGRRKGMLHQLDDQKESARNVTKFQATVHKVSAIPYAIEDAWRQAMTAPQGPVWVEIPQDVLLQETTIPAPKDLDTTVPAVRGHTPSLRRAAALLSGAQRPAIIAGGGVRRSAQGSAELLKLADALQSPVICTPGGVGGFPVDHPLSLGSWIEDVAVTELLEAADVLLAVGTSLGEVTSNYFTMAPRGEIIQIDAAYQVLASNHPGLGIRSDASLALAAINRLLDPIPDKPHVSGQVAQVKGTIAHRLDQQDLANERAFMAAIRAAVPTDMQTFWDMTIAAYWGWNVWDPQEGQFHSAQGAGGIGFGFPAAFGGAIGLGHRVLAVSGDGSAMYSIAELAAAAQHNIPVTWLIIDDGGYGILREYMTDTFGKATHTELHRPDFVALAQAFGIPTRKTDLAGLEDCLSEALAADGPNIVVVETLLKMWDPTHLGR from the coding sequence ATGCGCAATGGTGGCGACCTCGTTGTGGAAACGCTGCAGGCCCTGGGCATTAGCACTGTCTTCGGCATCCCCGGCCAGCATGCACTGGGGCTTTTTGATGCCCTCTCCCGTTCCCCGCTAAGGTTTATCTCCTCCCGCGTGGAGAACAACTCTGCCTTTGCAGCCGATGGTTACGCGCGGGCCACGGGTGAGCCTGCAGCGCTCTTCCTCTCCACCGGTCCCGGGGCGCTAACATCCCTGGCTGGTTTGGAGGAGGCTTATGCCACCGGTGTTCCTATGGTGGTCATTGCCTCGCAGATTCCCGAATCCGGTTTGGGCGGCCGCCGCAAGGGCATGCTGCATCAGCTCGATGATCAAAAGGAGTCTGCCCGCAATGTAACCAAGTTCCAGGCCACTGTGCACAAGGTCTCCGCCATCCCCTACGCAATTGAGGACGCCTGGCGCCAGGCCATGACCGCTCCGCAGGGACCGGTGTGGGTGGAAATCCCTCAGGATGTCCTGCTGCAAGAAACCACCATCCCCGCGCCTAAAGACCTCGACACCACTGTCCCTGCCGTCCGCGGCCATACCCCTTCCTTGCGCCGCGCTGCCGCTTTACTTTCCGGTGCCCAGCGTCCCGCCATCATCGCGGGTGGTGGCGTGCGCCGTTCTGCCCAGGGTAGCGCTGAGCTGCTTAAACTTGCCGATGCCCTCCAATCCCCCGTCATCTGCACCCCCGGCGGCGTGGGTGGCTTTCCCGTGGACCATCCGCTGTCCCTGGGCAGCTGGATCGAAGACGTTGCGGTCACGGAGCTGCTTGAGGCTGCCGATGTCCTCTTAGCCGTTGGTACCTCCTTAGGCGAAGTAACCTCCAATTACTTCACCATGGCCCCGCGCGGCGAAATCATCCAGATCGATGCCGCCTACCAGGTCCTTGCGTCCAACCATCCTGGCCTTGGTATCCGCAGCGATGCTAGCCTGGCTCTTGCCGCAATTAATCGCTTACTTGACCCCATTCCTGACAAGCCCCACGTCTCCGGCCAAGTTGCCCAAGTCAAAGGCACAATCGCTCACCGTCTAGACCAGCAGGACCTGGCCAACGAGCGCGCTTTCATGGCAGCAATCCGTGCCGCTGTACCGACTGACATGCAGACGTTTTGGGACATGACCATCGCCGCGTATTGGGGCTGGAATGTGTGGGACCCACAAGAGGGCCAGTTCCACTCCGCGCAGGGAGCTGGCGGCATTGGTTTTGGCTTCCCTGCCGCCTTCGGCGGTGCAATTGGCCTTGGTCACCGCGTCCTGGCGGTCTCCGGCGACGGCTCCGCCATGTACTCCATCGCCGAGCTTGCCGCTGCCGCTCAGCACAACATCCCTGTCACCTGGCTCATTATTGACGATGGCGGCTACGGCATCCTGCGCGAGTACATGACGGATACCTTCGGCAAAGCCACCCACACCGAACTCCACCGCCCCGACTTCGTAGCCCTAGCCCAAGCCTTCGGCATCCCCACTCGCAAGACCGACCTCGCTGGCCTGGAAGATTGCCTGTCCGAAGCCCTCGCCGCCGACGGCCCCAACATCGTGGTCGTAGAAACCCTGCTGAAAATGTGGGATCCCACGCACCTAGGGCGCTAG
- a CDS encoding MurR/RpiR family transcriptional regulator, producing MEQSITEKINVAFAGLTAAEKQAARTLVQNFPWAGMGTVDDFSAAANVSSATIVRFVQSLGFRGFKEFQKALIRESALRDVSPLARADEAAGPLAPKDSGLVGVFRGAGAWYVEGIAETFANTNMEELVAAASILSDPSKRVFAFGGTFSHVLAQHLVSQLQLFRSGLHYVRTGSLEMSDRLSSIVEGDVFVCFDFRRYSMAALNCSQIAAERGAKVLLITDQWLSPASKYATSTLIARVEAPGPSDTMVPAFAMVEALCECVVDALGESGLKRLRAIEALRGGEI from the coding sequence ATGGAACAGAGTATTACGGAGAAAATCAACGTAGCTTTCGCGGGCCTGACGGCCGCAGAGAAACAAGCAGCGCGGACGCTAGTTCAGAACTTCCCGTGGGCGGGAATGGGAACTGTTGATGATTTTTCCGCAGCTGCCAATGTGAGCTCAGCGACCATTGTCCGATTTGTTCAGAGCCTAGGGTTCCGAGGTTTCAAGGAGTTCCAAAAGGCTCTCATCAGGGAGTCGGCTTTGCGTGATGTGTCTCCACTGGCCAGGGCAGACGAAGCAGCAGGGCCTCTCGCACCCAAAGATTCTGGCCTGGTAGGGGTGTTCCGCGGGGCTGGTGCTTGGTACGTTGAGGGAATCGCTGAAACTTTCGCCAATACCAACATGGAGGAACTGGTTGCTGCGGCGAGTATTCTCTCAGACCCAAGCAAAAGAGTGTTCGCCTTTGGCGGCACATTCTCGCACGTACTCGCTCAGCACCTGGTGTCGCAATTGCAGCTTTTTCGCAGCGGTCTGCACTATGTGAGGACGGGGTCGTTGGAGATGTCGGACCGCCTATCCTCAATCGTTGAAGGGGACGTGTTTGTCTGCTTTGACTTCCGGCGCTATTCCATGGCGGCGTTGAACTGTAGTCAAATTGCCGCGGAGAGAGGCGCAAAGGTGCTGTTGATAACTGACCAGTGGTTGTCGCCAGCATCCAAGTATGCCACATCCACATTGATTGCACGTGTGGAAGCGCCCGGCCCCTCGGACACCATGGTTCCTGCCTTTGCGATGGTGGAAGCCTTGTGCGAGTGCGTGGTCGATGCCCTTGGGGAAAGTGGTCTGAAGCGGCTGCGGGCAATTGAAGCGTTGCGTGGCGGAGAGATCTGA